A stretch of Roseibium porphyridii DNA encodes these proteins:
- a CDS encoding glycosyltransferase family 39 protein: MLQTDKRGETGNVFNSLSLAALLLISAALRFVNLDRTSLWYDEAVSWSQSNGSFSELLTAVSADNYPPLHNIILWLTMPILGDSEIALRLPSAILGTIAVWLTYLVGKSIGSQRLGLLAAALLCFSPFHIWYSTEARMYALLATCGLGFLLSVLNVLKQPSRKWLALLTVFGVLFLYSHIYALLAFAPVGLICAAYALRDVVRNRSLTGSPAVAACIAMSASTIAFFPWLLILAGRAKSVAADGFWIAFPDLTFLKNTAFAISGSLGLFTLLLGFAGVFAVKPIYEMATRSGKTARSNQNLIVLLAYTFGPLVLAYLYSVLVQPILFDRYLIAAWPGLLLLASAGACSLQPRLLPPALITASLMLSYSELRFTLTEKIRPEWREIVQDYRELRMPNDKLALYKGFAAPALEYYLREPNAFRAEDKSLQPAALSLDKKGGERWLLIVHSNAEETEAATQAVTNDTQPPAAQRFGWGASGLRLLKVPTDQ, from the coding sequence GTGCTGCAGACAGACAAGCGGGGGGAAACAGGCAATGTTTTCAATTCACTCTCCCTGGCCGCATTGCTGCTGATTTCAGCGGCATTGCGTTTTGTTAATCTCGACAGGACCAGTCTCTGGTATGATGAAGCTGTCAGTTGGAGCCAATCCAACGGGAGCTTCTCCGAGCTTCTCACAGCCGTTTCCGCCGACAACTACCCGCCATTGCACAACATCATCCTTTGGCTGACCATGCCGATTTTGGGCGACAGTGAAATCGCCCTGCGCCTTCCGTCGGCAATCCTCGGAACAATTGCTGTCTGGCTCACTTATCTGGTTGGCAAGTCCATTGGCAGCCAACGGCTAGGCCTCTTGGCCGCTGCTTTGCTGTGTTTCTCGCCGTTCCACATCTGGTATTCGACGGAAGCCAGGATGTATGCCCTGTTGGCCACCTGCGGACTGGGCTTTTTGCTTTCGGTGCTGAACGTGCTGAAGCAACCTTCTCGCAAATGGCTCGCATTGCTCACCGTTTTTGGTGTTCTTTTTCTCTACAGCCATATCTATGCGCTCTTGGCGTTCGCACCGGTTGGTTTGATCTGTGCAGCTTATGCGTTACGCGATGTCGTCAGGAACCGGTCCCTGACTGGATCTCCTGCCGTTGCGGCCTGTATTGCGATGAGTGCAAGCACAATTGCCTTTTTTCCGTGGCTGCTGATCCTGGCAGGCCGTGCGAAATCGGTTGCGGCAGACGGCTTCTGGATCGCATTCCCGGACCTGACATTCCTGAAGAACACAGCATTTGCGATCTCCGGATCACTCGGGCTTTTCACACTACTATTGGGCTTCGCAGGAGTTTTCGCAGTCAAGCCGATCTATGAAATGGCCACGCGTTCTGGGAAAACTGCCCGCTCAAATCAGAACCTGATTGTGTTGCTGGCTTACACCTTTGGGCCGCTTGTCCTCGCTTACCTGTATTCCGTGCTGGTCCAGCCCATTCTCTTTGATCGCTACCTGATAGCAGCCTGGCCCGGATTACTTTTACTCGCGTCAGCTGGCGCTTGTTCGCTTCAACCCCGTTTGTTGCCGCCAGCGCTAATCACTGCGTCTTTGATGCTGTCCTATTCTGAACTGAGATTCACTTTGACGGAAAAAATCCGACCTGAATGGCGGGAGATCGTTCAGGACTATCGAGAGCTGCGAATGCCGAACGACAAGCTGGCACTATACAAAGGCTTTGCAGCCCCTGCACTTGAGTACTACTTGCGAGAACCGAATGCTTTCAGAGCAGAAGACAAGTCTTTGCAACCTGCGGCATTGTCACTGGACAAGAAAGGTGGAGAACGCTGGCTGCTTATCGTTCACAGCAATGCTGAAGAAACCGAGGCAGCAACCCAGGCAGTCACCAACGATACGCAGCCTCCCGCGGCCCAGCGCTTTGGCTGGGGCGCCAGCGGATTAAGATTGCTCAAGGTGCCAACAGACCAATAA
- a CDS encoding HugZ family protein — protein sequence MTNSESSGQIQKSVIRETTNEALRHAKTLIRTARFGALAANEADTGHPLASRVAVATDLDGTPVILTSALSGHSAAILQNPSCSLLLGEPGKGDPLAHPRISLFCKAVRIERTSDIHERLRSRYLARHPKAELYIDFGDFCFFRLEMLRASLNGGFGKAYELGSEDLLTEVVDLEAWAAMESSAIEHMNSDHGDAVKLYAEVLCKAQSASWRLACLDPEGLDLVAGDKVERLFFLSRLERSEELRPTLVDLAKQARSA from the coding sequence GTGACGAATTCAGAAAGTTCAGGCCAAATCCAGAAATCTGTTATTCGAGAGACAACAAATGAGGCTCTCAGACATGCAAAGACTTTAATTCGAACCGCGCGCTTTGGAGCATTGGCGGCGAATGAAGCTGATACGGGTCATCCACTTGCGAGCCGAGTCGCAGTCGCGACTGACCTTGATGGTACACCAGTGATCTTGACCAGCGCATTGTCGGGACACAGCGCTGCTATATTACAAAATCCATCATGTTCTTTGCTGCTCGGTGAGCCTGGCAAGGGCGATCCGCTGGCCCACCCCAGAATTTCACTGTTCTGCAAAGCTGTCCGTATTGAGCGCACATCAGACATTCATGAACGTTTGCGTAGCCGCTATCTCGCTCGTCATCCAAAGGCAGAGCTTTACATTGACTTTGGCGACTTCTGTTTTTTTCGATTGGAGATGCTGCGTGCCAGTCTCAACGGCGGCTTCGGAAAGGCCTACGAGTTGGGTTCCGAAGATCTTTTGACAGAAGTGGTGGACTTGGAGGCTTGGGCCGCAATGGAAAGCAGCGCGATCGAGCATATGAATTCCGACCACGGAGACGCTGTCAAGCTTTACGCAGAAGTTCTATGCAAGGCCCAATCTGCGAGTTGGAGACTTGCTTGTCTTGATCCTGAAGGCCTGGATCTGGTCGCAGGCGACAAAGTTGAAAGGCTTTTCTTTCTCAGCCGCTTAGAGCGTTCTGAAGAACTGCGGCCAACGTTAGTGGATTTAGCGAAGCAGGCGCGAAGCGCCTAA
- a CDS encoding DUF1062 domain-containing protein has translation MSSDTEIEWTIRGSQTLEINRHCSRCTTERSFTSTQKFRLNANGSRLDAWLIYRCQICGKRWKCSVFERRPVSSVGQRDLHALQSNDPAYAEQQAKVIASVSKSKLGKATCCFQLERRLVLISDTARSKVRLVIFNPEMLRVRLDTVLARGLCLSRKQIVKHAAAGLFRIRGHEVNTAKCLKKPVAREVWIEFESAAKLQLFRLSEP, from the coding sequence ATGTCATCGGATACAGAAATCGAATGGACCATTCGAGGTTCGCAAACACTTGAAATCAACCGTCACTGCAGTCGCTGCACCACAGAAAGATCTTTTACCTCAACACAAAAATTCCGTCTGAATGCAAACGGAAGTCGATTGGATGCGTGGCTCATCTATAGATGCCAAATTTGCGGCAAGAGATGGAAATGCAGCGTCTTTGAAAGAAGGCCTGTTTCAAGTGTGGGACAGCGCGACTTACACGCGCTACAAAGCAATGATCCTGCATATGCTGAGCAACAAGCCAAGGTCATTGCTTCAGTATCAAAATCGAAGCTCGGGAAGGCGACCTGCTGCTTTCAACTTGAGAGAAGGCTCGTTCTCATCTCAGACACTGCGCGCTCCAAGGTACGGCTTGTCATTTTCAACCCCGAAATGCTTCGGGTCAGACTGGACACCGTTCTGGCAAGAGGGCTTTGCCTGTCACGCAAACAGATAGTCAAACACGCGGCCGCGGGTCTTTTTCGCATTCGAGGCCACGAGGTGAACACAGCGAAATGCCTTAAGAAACCAGTCGCCCGCGAAGTCTGGATTGAGTTTGAAAGCGCAGCAAAATTGCAACTCTTCAGATTGTCTGAACCGTAA
- a CDS encoding BA14K family protein, producing MNKMSKRLIATALTGVLLVPTVVTAEAGSRHGWRDHGGGHHHHHRKHRKHKRHKNNDNLGAAVAAGVIGLAAGAILLGATSQPSYAAPPQRNYYPPAPYPGHVHGNVGYQPWSPAWYQYCSSKYRSFNPSTGTYMTYRGVQRFCQ from the coding sequence ATGAACAAGATGAGCAAACGCCTTATTGCAACAGCGCTGACCGGGGTCCTCCTCGTACCAACTGTCGTGACTGCCGAAGCAGGATCTCGGCATGGCTGGCGAGACCATGGTGGCGGCCACCATCACCACCACAGAAAGCACCGCAAGCACAAGCGTCACAAGAACAATGACAATCTCGGAGCAGCAGTTGCGGCTGGCGTAATCGGCCTTGCTGCGGGCGCCATTCTCCTCGGAGCAACAAGTCAGCCAAGTTACGCGGCACCTCCTCAGAGGAACTACTATCCGCCGGCACCATACCCGGGTCATGTTCACGGCAATGTGGGCTATCAACCTTGGAGCCCAGCCTGGTACCAGTATTGTTCATCTAAATATCGGTCATTCAACCCGTCGACCGGCACTTACATGACATATCGCGGTGTCCAGCGCTTCTGCCAATAG
- a CDS encoding extensin family protein translates to MQLVALAGQGLRIDVNHKVSVLVIWTLLGHFSAAVLPGQATPVPETKPLFDLNSIGFIEGVDVPSAKPKLEEIVPTPEPQQTTPERVPCIIPNVTFMELKPISGAMREGQLDDLACGISDPVRIESVSTIKHKVEFSVPVTISCEFAKVVAVWLQEDVVPMAVDSLGTSVSVLQSGPGYQCRRRNNLPDGKLSEHALGNALDISHFKFGNGTIISVEDDWGKRTKESNFLDRIHASACKRFTTVLGPEADPNHKSHIHLDAGCHGQDCTYIICQ, encoded by the coding sequence ATGCAATTGGTGGCGCTTGCCGGACAGGGATTGAGGATAGACGTGAATCACAAAGTTTCGGTTCTGGTTATTTGGACTTTACTGGGTCACTTCTCTGCTGCTGTCTTGCCAGGTCAGGCAACGCCTGTTCCTGAAACAAAACCACTTTTCGACCTCAACAGTATTGGGTTTATTGAGGGAGTTGACGTTCCATCCGCGAAACCGAAACTGGAAGAGATAGTGCCAACACCAGAACCACAACAGACCACTCCGGAAAGAGTTCCGTGTATCATCCCCAATGTCACATTTATGGAATTGAAACCGATTTCTGGCGCAATGCGTGAAGGCCAACTGGACGACTTGGCGTGCGGAATATCGGACCCCGTCAGGATTGAGAGTGTTTCGACAATCAAGCATAAGGTTGAGTTTTCTGTTCCTGTTACGATTTCTTGTGAGTTCGCGAAGGTTGTTGCCGTGTGGTTACAGGAAGACGTTGTCCCTATGGCCGTGGACAGCCTGGGCACTTCTGTTTCGGTCTTACAAAGTGGACCAGGATACCAGTGTCGCCGGCGCAACAACCTGCCGGATGGAAAGTTGTCCGAACACGCTCTTGGGAATGCGCTCGACATTTCTCATTTCAAATTCGGTAACGGAACGATCATCTCGGTTGAAGACGACTGGGGAAAACGCACAAAGGAAAGCAATTTCCTAGACCGCATTCATGCTTCAGCCTGCAAGAGATTTACAACAGTTCTTGGACCTGAAGCAGATCCAAACCACAAGTCCCATATTCACCTTGACGCCGGCTGTCACGGTCAGGACTGCACCTATATTATTTGTCAGTAG
- a CDS encoding TRAP transporter substrate-binding protein — protein sequence MNSRFLPKAGLCLAAAAAFGLAGISVATAETEWNMPTPYGDGNFHTQNITAFAEDVKEKTGGSLNIQVHSAGSLFKHPEIKNAVRKGIAPIGEVLVSRLSNEDAVFGVDSVPFLAPSYDDAWKLYQASKSALEEKLGEQGLQLLYAVPWPPQGIYAKKEVAKLDDMKGLKIRAYNAATERFAILAGGITAQIEVPDIPTAFSTGRVDAMITSPSTGANSKAWDFLTHYHDTQAWLPKNMVIVNKRAFDGLSDAEKTAVLEAAEVAETRGWEASKTETKSKTNVLAENGITVVQPSTQLIEELAAIGETMASEWQEQAGETGAAVLEAYKR from the coding sequence TTGAATTCACGTTTTTTACCCAAGGCCGGGCTTTGTCTGGCTGCCGCTGCCGCCTTCGGTCTCGCAGGTATCTCTGTAGCCACCGCCGAAACCGAATGGAACATGCCCACTCCCTATGGAGACGGAAACTTTCACACTCAAAACATCACCGCATTCGCTGAGGATGTGAAAGAAAAGACCGGAGGTTCGCTGAACATCCAGGTGCATTCCGCTGGTTCATTGTTCAAACATCCAGAAATCAAAAATGCTGTTCGCAAAGGCATTGCACCTATTGGCGAAGTTCTGGTGTCGCGTCTTTCCAATGAAGATGCGGTCTTTGGGGTTGATTCAGTGCCGTTTCTTGCGCCTTCCTATGACGATGCATGGAAGCTTTATCAAGCCTCCAAGTCTGCGCTTGAAGAAAAGCTCGGTGAACAGGGGCTACAGTTGCTTTACGCTGTGCCATGGCCGCCCCAGGGCATCTACGCCAAAAAAGAAGTTGCCAAGCTTGACGACATGAAGGGGCTCAAAATACGAGCCTACAATGCTGCAACTGAGCGATTTGCCATTCTGGCAGGGGGCATTACGGCGCAGATCGAAGTTCCGGATATTCCCACGGCGTTCTCAACTGGCCGGGTGGATGCAATGATCACATCCCCGTCGACCGGTGCCAATTCAAAAGCCTGGGATTTCCTGACGCACTATCATGATACACAGGCCTGGCTGCCGAAAAACATGGTCATCGTCAACAAGCGTGCCTTCGATGGATTGAGCGACGCAGAGAAGACTGCGGTTCTTGAGGCTGCAGAAGTCGCAGAAACACGCGGATGGGAAGCCTCAAAAACTGAGACCAAAAGCAAGACTAACGTCCTTGCTGAGAACGGCATTACGGTGGTGCAGCCGAGCACGCAGTTGATTGAAGAGCTCGCGGCAATCGGAGAAACCATGGCCAGCGAGTGGCAGGAACAAGCCGGTGAGACCGGTGCAGCTGTACTTGAAGCTTATAAAAGATAG
- a CDS encoding hydantoinase B/oxoprolinase family protein, translating to MTGKWDFWIDRGGTFTDIVGRAPDGTLHPHKVLSENPEAYRDAAIQGIRDLLGVEQGQPIPSDKVATVKMGTTVATNALLERKGERTALFITKGFRDALEIGYQARPQIFAKEIIKPELLYELVHEISERVQADGVVEIALDENQARREMQSAWDAGIRSVAIVLMHAYAFPAHEKSLKKIAEDIGFPQISISHEVSPLMKLVGRGDTTVVDAYLSPILRRYVNQVQEELGTGPRLMFMQSSGGLTAADLFQGKDAILSGPAGGVVGAVETSRMAGFEKIIGFDMGGTSTDVCHFEGDYERAFETEVAGVRMRAPMMMIHTVAAGGGSILHYTDGRFQVGPDSAGANPGPACYRRGGPLTVTDANLMTGKLAPDFFPKIFGPNQDEALDADIVRKRFTDLAMRIGDGRTPEEVADGFLKIAVENMANAIKKISVQRGYDVTEYALTCFGGAGGQTGCKVADSLGMKTVILHPFSGILSAYGMGLADIRADRQQAVVKTLNEDLLHELAGLRNLLASQTEAELDKQAIPADTRRTVATAHLRYDGTDTPLPVPLGGVDEMRAAFEDAHKKQFGFAYENKPIVVEALEVETAGGGAGLVEPDIHLSTDTPKPATSTYIYSESGWHKAGIFKREELKPGMSVSGPAMIIEAHATIAVEDGWQAEINTKDHVILRRVVPLVRADAIGTHADPVMLEVFNNLFMSIAEQMGVTLQNTAYSVNIKERLDFSCAVFDADGALVANAPHMPVHLGSMDRSVETVIKLNKGKIKPGDVFALNAPYNGGTHLPDITVVSPVFDDEGKEILFWSASRGHHADVGGSAPGSMTPRATSVDEEGVLFDNFKIVDEGRFCEAELIDLLTDHTYPARNPHQNVADLSAQIAANEKGIQELNKMVNHFGLDVVQAYMGHVQDNAEESVRRVIEALKDSEYEYPTDQGAVIKVKISVDKNKREATVDFTGTSAVKPNNFNAPEPVTRAAILYCFRVMVEGDIPMNAGCLKPINIVIPDGCMLRPSYPAAVVAGNVETSQHVTNAVFAALGAMANAQGTMNNLTFGNDTYQYYETICSGSPAGPGFKGTDGVHTHMTNSRLTDPEVLEFRFPVLLEDFHIRKASGGRGKWNAGDGTRRTLRFLEKMDCSILASHRTITPKGLDGGSDGEVGRTEVRRKDGSIEILEGCDQTELDAGEAVTVITPTAGGWGTA from the coding sequence ATGACAGGCAAGTGGGATTTTTGGATCGACCGGGGTGGCACGTTTACTGACATTGTTGGTCGGGCTCCGGACGGAACTCTTCACCCTCACAAGGTCTTGTCCGAAAACCCGGAAGCCTACCGTGACGCCGCCATTCAGGGCATTCGCGATCTGCTCGGCGTCGAACAGGGACAACCGATTCCTTCAGATAAAGTCGCAACGGTGAAGATGGGCACAACCGTTGCCACAAATGCACTCCTGGAGCGCAAAGGCGAACGGACCGCTCTCTTTATTACCAAGGGCTTCCGAGATGCCTTGGAAATTGGTTATCAAGCCCGACCTCAGATCTTTGCGAAGGAAATCATCAAACCCGAATTGCTCTATGAGCTGGTTCATGAAATTTCTGAACGTGTTCAAGCTGATGGTGTCGTTGAAATCGCACTGGATGAAAACCAGGCAAGGCGCGAGATGCAATCGGCCTGGGACGCAGGAATTCGTTCTGTCGCAATTGTTTTGATGCATGCTTACGCGTTTCCAGCGCACGAAAAGTCTTTGAAAAAAATTGCTGAGGACATCGGCTTTCCTCAGATTTCGATTTCGCACGAAGTTTCACCACTGATGAAACTCGTCGGGCGCGGGGACACCACAGTAGTAGATGCGTACTTGTCACCGATTTTGCGCCGCTACGTGAACCAGGTCCAGGAAGAGCTAGGGACCGGCCCTCGCCTGATGTTTATGCAATCGTCAGGTGGATTGACAGCAGCTGACCTTTTCCAAGGCAAAGATGCCATCTTATCTGGCCCGGCCGGTGGAGTTGTCGGCGCCGTGGAAACCTCTCGAATGGCAGGATTTGAGAAAATTATTGGCTTCGACATGGGAGGCACATCCACCGACGTCTGCCACTTTGAGGGCGACTACGAACGGGCATTTGAAACCGAAGTCGCTGGGGTGCGGATGCGCGCACCCATGATGATGATCCACACGGTTGCTGCTGGTGGCGGGTCCATCCTTCACTATACCGATGGCCGTTTTCAGGTTGGCCCGGATTCTGCCGGAGCCAATCCAGGCCCTGCCTGTTACCGCCGTGGAGGACCTCTCACGGTGACCGATGCCAATCTCATGACCGGCAAACTGGCTCCAGATTTCTTCCCTAAGATCTTTGGCCCCAACCAGGACGAAGCGCTGGATGCCGACATCGTTAGAAAGAGGTTCACGGACTTGGCGATGCGTATCGGCGATGGCCGTACGCCCGAGGAAGTTGCCGATGGCTTTCTGAAGATCGCCGTCGAAAATATGGCCAATGCAATCAAGAAAATCTCGGTTCAAAGAGGTTACGATGTAACCGAATATGCACTGACCTGCTTTGGCGGCGCCGGTGGCCAGACAGGTTGTAAAGTGGCCGATAGCCTCGGCATGAAGACGGTGATACTGCACCCGTTTTCCGGCATCCTATCGGCTTATGGTATGGGCCTTGCGGATATCAGAGCAGATCGCCAGCAAGCTGTCGTGAAAACGCTCAACGAGGATCTCCTGCACGAGTTGGCTGGTTTGCGAAACCTATTGGCTAGCCAGACCGAAGCAGAACTAGATAAACAGGCCATTCCTGCCGACACTCGGCGCACGGTCGCAACGGCACACTTGCGATATGACGGTACTGATACACCTTTGCCCGTACCACTTGGCGGCGTGGATGAAATGCGTGCAGCGTTTGAAGACGCTCACAAGAAGCAATTCGGTTTTGCTTACGAAAACAAGCCGATTGTGGTCGAAGCGTTGGAGGTTGAAACAGCAGGCGGCGGCGCAGGGTTGGTCGAACCCGACATCCATCTCTCAACAGATACGCCGAAACCAGCGACATCAACTTACATTTATTCAGAAAGCGGCTGGCACAAGGCAGGCATTTTCAAACGTGAAGAGCTGAAACCCGGCATGAGTGTTTCCGGGCCGGCCATGATTATTGAAGCGCATGCAACGATCGCCGTTGAAGACGGCTGGCAGGCTGAAATCAACACCAAGGATCATGTCATATTACGGCGGGTTGTTCCTCTGGTCAGGGCCGATGCAATTGGCACCCATGCAGACCCGGTGATGCTGGAAGTCTTCAACAATCTCTTCATGTCAATTGCCGAACAGATGGGCGTGACGCTCCAGAACACGGCCTATTCGGTCAACATCAAGGAACGCCTCGACTTTTCCTGCGCAGTCTTTGATGCCGACGGGGCGCTTGTTGCCAATGCACCGCATATGCCTGTGCACTTGGGTTCCATGGACCGTTCTGTCGAAACGGTCATCAAATTGAACAAAGGTAAGATCAAGCCGGGTGATGTCTTCGCTCTAAACGCACCTTACAACGGTGGCACTCATTTGCCTGATATAACCGTCGTGTCCCCAGTGTTCGACGATGAAGGAAAGGAGATTCTGTTCTGGTCTGCGTCGAGAGGCCATCATGCCGATGTTGGCGGCTCTGCCCCTGGTTCAATGACACCGCGCGCGACAAGTGTCGACGAGGAAGGCGTCCTGTTCGACAACTTCAAGATTGTCGATGAGGGGCGTTTTTGCGAGGCGGAACTCATTGACCTTTTGACCGATCACACCTATCCGGCAAGAAACCCGCACCAGAACGTCGCAGACTTGTCGGCACAAATCGCCGCCAACGAAAAAGGCATTCAGGAACTGAACAAGATGGTCAACCACTTTGGCCTGGATGTGGTTCAGGCCTATATGGGACATGTTCAGGACAATGCCGAAGAAAGCGTCCGGCGCGTGATCGAAGCGCTCAAGGACTCCGAATATGAGTACCCGACAGACCAGGGTGCGGTGATCAAGGTCAAAATCTCGGTCGACAAGAATAAGCGCGAAGCGACGGTGGATTTCACAGGCACCTCAGCGGTGAAACCAAACAACTTCAATGCACCGGAACCAGTCACACGCGCGGCAATCCTCTATTGCTTCCGAGTGATGGTTGAGGGTGACATTCCGATGAATGCCGGTTGTCTGAAGCCGATCAACATCGTCATTCCTGACGGGTGCATGTTGAGACCTTCCTATCCAGCCGCGGTCGTAGCGGGAAATGTTGAAACATCCCAGCATGTCACCAACGCTGTATTTGCGGCACTTGGGGCAATGGCCAATGCCCAGGGGACCATGAACAATCTGACTTTCGGCAATGACACTTACCAGTACTATGAAACCATCTGCTCCGGTTCACCGGCTGGTCCGGGTTTCAAAGGCACCGATGGTGTTCATACCCACATGACAAATTCTCGTCTCACGGATCCTGAAGTTCTCGAATTTCGCTTCCCGGTCTTGCTTGAAGACTTTCACATTCGCAAAGCCTCGGGAGGGAGGGGAAAATGGAATGCAGGTGACGGCACGCGCCGTACGCTTCGTTTCCTTGAGAAAATGGACTGTTCAATTCTGGCGTCTCACCGGACTATCACCCCGAAAGGGCTCGACGGTGGCAGCGATGGCGAAGTTGGTAGAACCGAAGTTCGCCGAAAGGACGGAAGTATCGAGATACTGGAAGGTTGTGACCAGACTGAACTGGATGCCGGTGAAGCTGTCACGGTCATTACCCCTACAGCGGGAGGTTGGGGTACTGCCTGA
- a CDS encoding alanine racemase has product MDRYSTAVDAALDLRPDQPIYCFRPSVLRQDAQNFQSLFPGKTAYAVKTNGEPFVLNALSDAGIDCFDVASPAEFAAVRAAAPEAELLYMHPIKAQSDIRLALEGYCIRTLSLDHEDEVAKILRIVRGLDIDPQKITLYVRIATKGHAAYELSKKFGAAPGHAVELLKRIDRIGFKCGLCFHVGSQIEEPETYERALASADWIRSRANVPNVGLDIGGGFPAVYGNDPRKKAREMPSLEELMGQLNNDIVEWQFGGVPLVAEPGRVIVARSISLIVRVLLRKGRRLYINDGIWASLSDSWTGKITLPARFIPDPARRTRSGRADKIVPYKVCGATCDSVDILSRPFWLPETVDTGDWIEIGHIGAYSLSLRTKFNGFYPDKVIEVSEPFDAGEAPEGFASIETMAD; this is encoded by the coding sequence ATGGACCGATATTCAACCGCAGTCGATGCCGCGCTCGATCTTCGCCCAGATCAGCCGATTTATTGTTTCCGGCCCAGTGTTTTGCGCCAAGACGCTCAAAATTTTCAGTCATTGTTTCCGGGAAAAACCGCTTATGCGGTCAAAACCAACGGTGAACCGTTTGTTCTAAATGCACTTTCAGATGCTGGCATAGACTGTTTTGACGTGGCATCTCCTGCAGAGTTCGCGGCGGTTCGGGCTGCAGCACCGGAGGCCGAGTTGCTCTACATGCATCCGATCAAAGCTCAATCGGATATTCGGCTAGCGCTCGAAGGCTATTGTATTCGTACGCTTTCTCTGGATCACGAAGATGAAGTTGCCAAAATACTTCGTATTGTCCGGGGATTGGACATCGATCCTCAGAAGATAACCCTGTATGTGCGTATCGCCACAAAGGGGCATGCAGCATACGAATTGTCGAAGAAATTTGGAGCCGCTCCCGGGCACGCTGTTGAGCTTTTGAAGCGGATTGATCGGATCGGCTTCAAATGCGGGTTGTGCTTTCACGTCGGTAGCCAAATTGAGGAACCGGAGACATACGAACGCGCATTGGCTTCTGCGGATTGGATCAGATCGAGAGCCAACGTGCCAAACGTTGGATTGGACATAGGTGGTGGGTTTCCGGCCGTTTATGGAAATGACCCGCGCAAAAAAGCACGAGAGATGCCTTCTTTGGAGGAGCTCATGGGTCAGCTCAACAATGACATTGTTGAATGGCAGTTTGGAGGAGTTCCGCTTGTGGCAGAGCCTGGTAGAGTGATTGTCGCCAGATCGATTTCACTCATCGTTCGTGTTTTGCTGAGAAAGGGACGACGTCTTTATATAAATGACGGAATTTGGGCTTCTCTTTCAGATAGCTGGACTGGAAAGATTACCTTGCCGGCACGTTTCATCCCGGATCCCGCACGGCGCACAAGGTCAGGGCGTGCGGATAAAATCGTACCCTACAAGGTTTGCGGTGCGACCTGTGACAGTGTCGACATCCTTTCCAGACCCTTTTGGCTCCCTGAGACCGTTGACACAGGTGACTGGATCGAAATCGGGCACATTGGTGCTTACAGCCTGTCGCTTCGTACGAAATTCAACGGTTTTTATCCTGACAAGGTCATAGAGGTTTCAGAACCTTTCGACGCCGGTGAAGCTCCAGAGGGTTTTGCGTCCATCGAAACCATGGCTGACTGA
- a CDS encoding TRAP transporter small permease gives MRNALNALYQASTVLAASCLVAISSLVVLQVIGRMFDWARTVLGLEPLGLQIPSLAEFAGFLLVGASFLALAGTLRNGDHIRVSILLQAVKPPAARLLNIWALMLALALASFFTWHAGMLAYDSFQFDETSVGIIPVPLVYPQLVMTFGLLVYSISLADDLIVAVTGGAPSFETAVRSDPIEGSE, from the coding sequence ATGCGAAATGCATTGAACGCGCTTTATCAAGCGTCAACGGTTCTGGCTGCCAGCTGCCTTGTGGCCATTTCATCACTCGTAGTCCTTCAAGTGATTGGACGAATGTTCGATTGGGCCAGGACCGTACTCGGTCTGGAACCATTGGGGTTGCAAATCCCTTCTCTTGCAGAATTTGCAGGTTTCTTGCTTGTGGGTGCTTCCTTCTTGGCCTTGGCCGGAACGTTGCGCAATGGTGACCACATTCGCGTTTCGATCCTGTTGCAGGCCGTGAAGCCTCCTGCGGCGCGTCTGCTGAATATCTGGGCGCTCATGCTTGCTCTTGCACTGGCCTCATTCTTCACATGGCACGCAGGCATGCTGGCCTATGACAGTTTTCAGTTCGATGAGACTTCGGTGGGCATTATCCCAGTGCCGCTGGTCTACCCGCAGCTTGTTATGACATTTGGTTTGCTTGTCTATTCGATATCGCTTGCCGACGATTTGATTGTTGCCGTTACCGGTGGTGCTCCGAGCTTTGAAACAGCTGTGAGATCCGACCCAATCGAGGGGAGCGAATAA